One region of Salvelinus namaycush isolate Seneca chromosome 3, SaNama_1.0, whole genome shotgun sequence genomic DNA includes:
- the LOC120045035 gene encoding transmembrane protein 120B has translation MSLQRCQTDWEEIDQEYQQLQETHKVYRQKLDELTNLQATCSSAISKQRKGLKDLGHSLCKCTKTSGEKEMELIKDIQMQIKDKENFFFDMEAYLPKKNGLYLNLVLGNVNVTLLSNQAKFAYKDEYEKFKLFMTIILMFGAITCLFLLNYRVTDEIFNFLLVWYYCTLTIRESILMSNGSRIKGWWVSHHYVSTFLSGVMLTWPEGSMYQMFRSQFLAFSIYQSFVHFLQYYYQSGCLYRLRALGERNQLDLTVEGFQSWMWRGLTFLLPFLFFGHFWQLYNAMTLFRLAGHEDCKEWQVFMLALTFLVLFLGNFLTTLKVVHQKIQENPEKVQKQE, from the exons ATGTCCCTGCAAAGGTGTCAAACTGATTGGGAAGAAATTGACCAAGAATATCAACAATTACAG GAAACTCACAAAGTGTACAGACAGAAGCTCGATGAGCTCACCAACCTCCAGGCAACATGCAGCAGTGCCATTAGTAAACAGCGGAAGGGTCTAAAAGACCTCGGGCACAGTCTGTGCAA GTGCACAAAAACAAGTGGTGAGAAAGAAATGGAACTGATCAAAGACATCCAAATGCAAATTAAAGACAAAGAGAATTTCTTCTTTGATATGGAAGCCTATTTGCCAAAGAAGAATGG ATTGTACTTAAATTTGGTGCTTGGCAATGTGAATGTAACACTTCTCAGCAACCAGGCAAA ATTTGCCTATAAAGATGAATATGAGAAGTTCAAGCTTTTTATGACAATAATCTTGATGTTTGGGGCCATAACCTGTCTCTTTTTGCTCAATTACCG tGTCACAGATGAAATCTTCAACTTCTTGCTGGTTTGGTACTACTGCACTTTGACCATAAGGGAAAGCATCCTCATGAGCAATGGGTCCCG GATCAAAGGGTGGTGGGTCTCCCATCATTATGTCTCTACCTTCCTATCAGGTGTAATGCTTACCTG GCCAGAGGGGTCCATGTATCAGATGTTTAGAAGTCAATTCCTTGCATTCTCCATTTACCAGA GCTTTGTGCATTTTCTTCAATATTACTACCAAAGTGGCTGCTTATACCGGTTACGAGCTTTGGGGGAGAGAAATCAGTTGGACCTCACAGTGG AGGGGTTTCAGTCATGGATGTGGAGAGGGCTCACCTTCCTCTTGCCATTTCTCTTTTTTGGCCAT TTCTGGCAGCTGTACAATGCTATGACTCTGTTTCGGTTGGCAGGACATGAAGACTGTAAAGAGTGGCAG GTATTTATGTTGGCACTGACATTTCTTGTCCTATTCCTGGGTAATTTTCTCACCACATTAAAAGTTGTTCACCAAAAGATCCAGGAAAACCCAGAAAAGGTGCAAAAGCAGGAGTGA